One stretch of Pseudomonas azotoformans DNA includes these proteins:
- a CDS encoding OprD family outer membrane porin, with translation MVGAAMASFMLSAHADFIDDSHADVTLLNRYLNQQGRDVVNSNAKAHSIRDWGQGFEFNFKSGYTEGPVGFGLDLQAFYGLKLDSGGDLNDKDHQGRYPGSMFPLDNGKSADQFGVLSPTFKMRFAKDELRLGTLYGNNPVLANTDGRLYQQTNTGVQLVSKDLSDFTFTGGDIFKTKIRNETGDQGMITAGGTKESDRFLFGGADYTGIQNTTVSLWYSNLEDYYQQFFLGAKRHDALSVGAIDTDVRVFRSLGVGGNADGDKDFAAAGLYGDGTGKGRINQTTASLLESYSLDGHTVGLGIQKNSGDSDFPYLDSGLNSGDNRQGPGSGADTPALTNMQLNKFQHAGERTWLAQYKYDFGKLGLTGLTFSAAYAHGDDIRTAQGTTSEWERNVAVAYQVPTGTLKGLGVTWKNAHASPDISGATVQDENRFYVSYVVPLW, from the coding sequence ATGGTGGGTGCCGCCATGGCGAGCTTTATGCTGTCCGCCCACGCCGATTTTATCGATGACAGCCACGCCGATGTGACCCTGCTCAACCGCTACCTCAACCAGCAGGGGCGTGACGTGGTGAACAGCAACGCCAAGGCCCACAGCATTCGCGATTGGGGCCAGGGGTTTGAGTTCAACTTCAAGTCCGGCTACACCGAAGGCCCGGTGGGGTTTGGCCTGGACCTGCAGGCGTTCTACGGGTTGAAGCTAGACTCCGGTGGCGATCTCAACGACAAGGATCACCAGGGCCGCTACCCCGGCAGCATGTTCCCGCTGGACAACGGCAAGTCCGCCGACCAGTTCGGCGTGTTGAGCCCGACGTTCAAGATGCGTTTCGCCAAGGACGAGTTGCGCCTGGGTACGCTCTACGGCAACAACCCGGTGCTGGCCAACACCGACGGGCGCCTGTACCAGCAGACCAACACCGGTGTGCAACTGGTGTCCAAAGACCTCAGTGATTTCACCTTCACCGGTGGCGATATCTTCAAGACCAAGATCCGCAACGAAACCGGCGACCAGGGCATGATCACCGCCGGTGGCACCAAAGAGAGCGATCGCTTCCTGTTCGGCGGTGCGGACTACACCGGCATCCAGAACACCACGGTCAGTCTGTGGTACTCCAACCTTGAGGATTACTACCAGCAGTTCTTCCTTGGCGCCAAGCGCCATGATGCCTTGTCGGTGGGCGCTATCGACACCGATGTGCGGGTGTTCCGCAGCCTGGGCGTGGGCGGCAACGCCGATGGCGACAAGGACTTCGCGGCGGCCGGCCTCTACGGTGACGGCACGGGCAAGGGGCGTATCAACCAGACCACCGCCAGCCTGCTTGAGAGCTACAGCCTTGACGGGCATACCGTCGGCCTGGGCATCCAGAAAAACAGTGGCGACAGCGATTTTCCGTACCTGGATTCCGGCCTGAACAGCGGTGACAACCGCCAGGGCCCAGGTTCAGGCGCCGACACTCCGGCGCTGACCAACATGCAGTTGAATAAATTTCAACACGCCGGTGAGCGCACTTGGCTTGCACAGTACAAGTATGACTTCGGTAAGCTGGGCCTCACGGGCCTGACGTTCTCCGCCGCCTATGCCCACGGCGATGACATCCGCACGGCGCAAGGCACTACCAGCGAATGGGAACGTAACGTCGCCGTGGCGTATCAAGTGCCCACCGGCACCCTCAAAGGCCTGGGTGTCACCTGGAAAAACGCCCACGCCAGCCCGGACATCAGCGGTGCCACCGTGCAAGATGAAAACCGCTTCTATGTGAGTTATGTCGTTCCACTCTGGTAG
- the tauD gene encoding taurine dioxygenase: MSSLTVTPVSTALGALISGVDITQPLNIEERDAIEQALLQHSVLFFRDQPINPQQQARFAANFGDLHIHPIYPNVPEQPEVLILDTAVTDVRDNAVWHTDVTFLPTPALGAVLSAKLLPAFGGDTLWASGIAAYEALSAPLKRLLDGLTATHDFTKSFPLERFGSTAEDLARWEETRRKNPPLSHPVVRTHPVSGRKSLFVSDGFTTRINELEPAESEAILKLLFAHATRPEFTIRWRWQENDVAFWDNRVTQHYAVDDYRPQRRVMHRATILGDVPF; the protein is encoded by the coding sequence ATGAGCAGCCTGACCGTTACCCCCGTCAGCACCGCATTGGGTGCCCTGATCAGTGGCGTCGATATCACCCAGCCGTTGAACATTGAAGAGCGCGATGCCATCGAACAGGCGTTGCTCCAGCACTCGGTGCTGTTCTTCCGTGATCAACCAATCAACCCGCAACAGCAAGCGCGGTTCGCGGCAAATTTCGGCGACCTGCATATTCACCCGATCTACCCCAACGTGCCGGAACAGCCCGAAGTGCTGATCCTCGACACCGCCGTCACCGACGTGCGCGACAATGCCGTGTGGCACACCGACGTGACCTTCCTGCCCACTCCGGCGTTGGGCGCGGTACTCAGCGCCAAGCTGCTGCCGGCGTTTGGCGGCGATACGCTGTGGGCCAGTGGGATTGCGGCGTATGAGGCGTTGTCCGCACCGTTGAAGCGCTTGCTCGACGGGCTGACGGCGACCCATGACTTCACCAAGTCCTTCCCGCTGGAGCGCTTTGGCAGCACCGCCGAAGACCTGGCGCGCTGGGAAGAGACTCGCAGGAAGAACCCGCCGTTGTCGCATCCGGTGGTGCGTACTCATCCGGTGAGTGGGCGCAAGTCGCTGTTCGTGAGTGATGGGTTTACCACCAGGATCAATGAGCTTGAACCGGCGGAGAGTGAAGCAATCTTGAAGCTCTTGTTCGCCCACGCAACGCGCCCGGAATTCACCATCCGCTGGCGCTGGCAGGAAAACGACGTAGCGTTCTGGGACAACCGCGTGACCCAGCACTACGCGGTGGATGACTACCGGCCGCAGCGGCGGGTGATGCATCGGGCGACGATTTTGGGGGATGTGCCGTTCTAG
- the mgrA gene encoding L-glyceraldehyde 3-phosphate reductase gives MTYIAAENRYESIPYRRVGRSGLVLPALSLGLWHNFGDSTPIDTQRALLRTAFDLGINHFDLANNYGPPYGSAEINFGRLLREDFKHYRDELIISSKAGWDMWPGPYGQGGGSRKYILASLDQSLQRLGVDYVDIFYSHRFDADTPLEETASALATAVQQGKALYIGISSYSGVKTREIAALLKDWKVPLLIHQPAYNLLNRWVEKDLLDTTEELGAGVIAFTPLAQGLLTDKYLNGVPADARVNRPGGGSLQAKHLSEANIAHVRALNEIAKRRGQSLAQLALAWTLRDPRVTSALIGASRPEQIIENVGALKNLSFSVEELAEIDRFAQEGGINLWEKPSTAE, from the coding sequence ATGACTTACATTGCTGCCGAAAACCGCTATGAATCTATCCCGTATCGCCGCGTAGGCCGCAGTGGACTGGTGCTGCCCGCACTGTCCCTGGGGTTGTGGCACAACTTTGGCGACAGCACCCCGATCGACACCCAGCGCGCCCTGCTGCGCACCGCGTTCGACCTGGGCATCAACCACTTCGACCTGGCCAACAACTACGGCCCGCCCTACGGCAGCGCCGAGATCAACTTCGGCCGTTTGCTGCGCGAAGACTTCAAGCACTACCGCGATGAACTGATCATCTCCAGCAAGGCCGGCTGGGACATGTGGCCCGGCCCTTACGGCCAGGGCGGCGGCTCGCGCAAGTACATCCTCGCGAGCCTCGACCAGAGCCTGCAACGCCTGGGCGTCGACTATGTGGATATCTTCTACTCCCACCGTTTTGACGCTGACACCCCGCTGGAAGAAACCGCCAGTGCCCTCGCCACTGCCGTGCAACAAGGCAAGGCGTTGTACATCGGTATCTCGTCCTACTCGGGGGTAAAAACCCGCGAAATCGCCGCCCTGCTCAAAGACTGGAAAGTGCCGCTGTTGATCCATCAGCCGGCCTACAACCTGCTCAATCGCTGGGTGGAAAAAGACCTGCTGGACACCACCGAAGAACTCGGTGCCGGGGTGATTGCCTTCACGCCGCTGGCCCAGGGGTTGCTGACCGACAAATACCTCAACGGCGTGCCGGCGGATGCGCGGGTCAACCGTCCGGGGGGGGGGTCGTTGCAGGCCAAGCACTTGTCCGAAGCCAACATCGCCCACGTGCGTGCGCTGAATGAGATCGCCAAGCGTCGTGGTCAGAGCCTGGCGCAACTGGCGCTGGCCTGGACCCTGCGTGACCCACGGGTGACCAGTGCGCTGATCGGTGCGAGCCGGCCGGAGCAGATCATCGAGAACGTCGGGGCGTTGAAGAATTTGAGCTTCAGCGTTGAAGAACTAGCGGAGATTGATCGATTTGCGCAGGAAGGTGGGATTAACTTGTGGGAAAAGCCGTCCACGGCTGAATAA